In Aegilops tauschii subsp. strangulata cultivar AL8/78 chromosome 3, Aet v6.0, whole genome shotgun sequence, one genomic interval encodes:
- the LOC109738680 gene encoding premnaspirodiene oxygenase translates to MLLTMDDDLVYLCSALVVSLLAIAAVQLLKPRPRLPPGPLNLPVIGSAHRLVNALPHRTMRELASVYGPLMYLRVGHVPVVVVTSKELAREILKTHDAIFATRPKLMSGDIVAYGSTDLLFCPTPGDYFRKLRKLCVQEILSNDRIRSFQDVREDEVRSLVEDIRAAGPSAPLDLSRKIYKLTNGIVSRAAFGMKSSKAEDFVAAIKHSFVYSTGFSIPDLFPGFTGILSFLTGMRRNLEGVRDTIDGILEEIIDEREQILKSGRSTASEKNLVEVLLGLIGNEDFGFPITRSTVKAVVLDIFAGGTETSGTSMEWAMSELVMNPKVMKKLQGEIREAFRGKEFISETDLRASGSCIKYLGLVIKETFRLHPPAPILVPRESTEACEINGYVIPAKTRVIINSWAIMRDPQYWEDAEEFRPERFEGTRMDFHGGCFEYTPFGSGKRMCPGFNYGMASMELTLVQLLHSFDWSLPEGVDRLDMTETVSLSLTRKTHLMLRAVPYAPPPSS, encoded by the exons ATGCTTCTCACCATGGACGACGATCTTGTCTACCTGTGCTCTGCTTTGGTCGTGTCACTCTTAGCCATCGCGGCTGTCCAGCTCCTGAAGCCGCGACCACGGCTGCCGCCGGGGCCGCTGAACCTGCCGGTGATCGGGAGCGCGCACCGGCTGGTGAACGCGCTGCCGCACCGCACGATGCGCGAGCTGGCCAGCGTGTACGGCCCGCTCATGTACCTCCGCGTCGGGCACGTGCCCGTGGTGGTGGTCACCTCCAAGGAGCTCGCCCGCGAGATCCTCAAGACCCACGACGCCATCTTCGCCACCCGGCCCAAGCTCATGTCCGGCGACATCGTGGCCTACGGCTCGACGGACCTCCTCTTCTGCCCCACCCCCGGCGACTACTTCCGGAAGCTCCGAAAGCTGTGCGTCCAGGAGATCCTCAGCAACGACCGCATCCGCTCCTTCCAGGACGTCAGGGAGGACGAGGTGCGTAGCCTCGTCGAGGACATCCGGGCGGCCGGGCCGTCGGCACCGCTCGACCTCAGCAGGAAGATCTACAAATTGACAAACGGCATCGTCTCCCGGGCGGCGTTCGGCATGAAGAGCAGCAAGGCAGAAGACTTCGTGGCGGCCATCAAGCACAGCTTCGTCTACAGCACCGGCTTCTCGATTCCTGACCTCTTCCCTGGTTTCACGGGGATCCTCAGCTTCCTCACCGGCATGAGGAGGAACCTCGAGGGCGTTCGTGACACCATCGACGGCATCCTGGAGGAGATCATCGACGAGAGGGAGCAAATCCTCAAGAGTGGCAGGTCAACCGCGTCGGAGAAGAACCTGGTGGAAGTTCTGCTCGGCCTCATTGGGAATGAAGACTTTGGCTTCCCCATCACCCGCTCCACTGTCAAAGCAGTTGTCCTG GACATATTTGCGGGTGGGACAGAGACATCAGGAACCTCCATGGAGTGGGCCATGTCAGAGCTGGTGATGAACCCAAAGGTGATGAAGAAGCTGCAAGGCGAGATCAGGGAGGCGTTCCGCGGAAAGGAGTTCATCTCCGAGACCGATCTCCGCGCGAGCGGCAGCTGCATCAAGTACCTGGGCCTGGTGATCAAGGAGACATTCAGGCTGCACCCACCAGCTCCCATCCTGGTGCCTCGAGAGAGCACGGAGGCCTGCGAGATCAACGGGTACGTGATCCCAGCCAAGACGAGAGTGATCATAAATTCATGGGCCATCATGAGGGACCCTCAGTACTGGGAAGACGCCGAGGAGTTCAGGCCAGAGAGGTTCGAGGGGACTCGCATGGACTTCCATGGCGGCTGCTTCGAGTACACGCCCTTCGGCTCTGGGAAGAGAATGTGCCCCGGGTTCAACTACGGCATGGCTAGCATGGAGCTCACCCTGGTGCAGCTCTTGCACTCGTTCGACTGGAGCCTTCCGGAGGGTGTCGATCGACTCGACATGACCGAGACCGTGTCGCTGAGCTTGACCAGGAAGACGCACCTCATGCTGCGCGCTGTCCCTTATGCACCACCGCCTTCCTCCTAA
- the LOC109738679 gene encoding desmethyl-deoxy-podophyllotoxin synthase has protein sequence MLPTKELVGQDLQYSYYHYLVFSAILLLPLLVLKLRLRQRKDKDVNNPPPGPWRLPVIGSLHHLVSLAGALPHHVMRDLAGRHGPLMLLRLGELPLVVASSADAAMAVMKTHDAAFATRPQTATLRALTKDGLGVIYAPNSDHWRQLRKLVTTELLSARRVKGLRVTREAEVSSLVASIASSASSRSCKDPVNLSSLLSRFVTDVTTRSVVGDWITEREAYLEAKRQVVKMAAKFSLADLFPSSRLARMCSGGVRQAEACNREINRIMSKVIEDHRARRSAGTGGKEEVILDVLLRTQIDGVPLDMGTIRAVILDLFAAGSESFATTLEWALAELIRNPTTLHKAQSEVRRALAGHTRVSEDALRDLPYLHLVIKETLRLHPTGPLLLPRECREPCRVLGFDVPQGAMVLVNAWAIGRDAASWGADADEFRPERFQGDGGAVEFYGTDYQFLPFGAGRRMCPGVLFALANVELAMASLLYHFDWELPGGADPTKLDMTEGSGLSARRKSELWLNATVQVTVPE, from the exons ATGCTCCCAACCAAGGAATTAGTGGGGCAAGACCTCCAATACTCCTACTACCATTACCTCGTCTTCTCCGCGATCCTACTGCTCCCTCTTCTCGTCCTCAAGCTCAGGCTCCGGCAACGCAAAGACAAAGACGTCAACAACCCGCCTCCAGGCCCATGGCGCCTGCCGGTCATCGGCAGCCTGCATCACCTCGTGAGCCTCGCAGGCGCACTCCCACACCATGTGATGCGAGACCTTGCCGGGCGGCACGGCCCGTTGATGCTGCTCCGCCTTGGGGAGCTCCCCCTCGTGGTCGCGTCGTCGGCCGACGCGGCGATGGCGGTCATGAAGACCCACGACGCCGCGTTCGCCACGCGGCCGCAGACGGCCACGCTGCGCGCGCTCACCAAGGACGGCCTCGGCGTCATCTACGCGCCCAACAGCGACCACTGGCGCCAGCTCCGCAAGCTGGTCACCACCGAGCTGCTCAGCGCGCGGCGCGTCAAAGGGCTCCGCGTCACCCGCGAGGCCGAGGTCTCCAGCCTCGTGGCGTCCATCGCGTCGTCGGCGTCGTCGCGGTCCTGCAAGGACCCCGTGAACCTCAGCTCCCTGCTGTCCAGGTTCGTCACCGACGTGACGACGCGCTCCGTGGTGGGCGACTGGATCACCGAGCGCGAGGCCTACCTGGAGGCGAAGCGGCAGGTCGTAAAGATGGCCGCCAAGTTCAGCCTCGCCGATCTGTTCCCGTCGTCGCGTCTCGCCCGCATGTGCAGCGGAGGAGTGCGCCAGGCGGAGGCGTGCAACCGTGAGATCAACCGTATCATGAGCAAGGTCATCGAGGACCACCGTGCAAGGAGGTCGGCTGGCACCGGCGGCAAGGAAGAGGTCATCCTGGACGTGCTGCTCAGGACACAGATTGACGGTGTGCCTCTCGACATGGGAACCATCCGAGCCGTCATCCTC GATCTTTTCGCCGCTGGGAGCGAGAGCTTTGCAACGACGCTGGAGTGGGCCTTAGCGGAGCTGATACGGAACCCAACCACACTCCACAAGGCGCAGTCCGAGGTGCGACGCGCCCTCGCCGGACACACCCGCGTATCGGAGGACGCCCTGCGCGACCTCCCCTACCTGCATCTCGTCATCAAGGAGACTCTGCGGCTGCATCCCACAGGCCCGCTGCTCCTCCCGCGGGAGTGCCGGGAGCCCTGTCGCGTCCTCGGCTTCGATGTGCCCCAGGGCGCCATGGTGCTTGTCAACGCCTGGGCGATTGGCCGCGACGCCGCCAGCTGGGGCGCTGACGCCGATGAGTTTAGGCCGGAGAGATTccaaggcgacggcggcgcggtgGAATTCTATGGGACGGACTACCAGTTCCTGCCGTTCGGCGCAGGCCGGAGGATGTGCCCTGGCGTATTGTTCGCCCTCGCCAACGTGGAGCTCGCCATGGCCAGCCTTCTCTACCATTTCGACTGGGAGCTCCCGGGTGGTGCTGATCCGACTAAGCTGGACATGACGGAGGGGTCCGGGCTCTCTGCAAGGAGGAAGAGCGAGTTATGGTTGAATGCCACTGTTCAAGTCACTGTTCCTGAGTGA
- the LOC109738678 gene encoding desmethyl-deoxy-podophyllotoxin synthase has translation MEMDQLSYGSLCGMAVATALLWLILRQALGVVGGKEDTGGAEANKLPPGPWTLPVIGSLHHLVGTKLPPHRALLQLSRRHGPLMLLRLGEVPNVIVSSPEAAMEVLKTNDLAFATRPCGPTMDIVSCGGKGLLAPYGEHWRQMRKVCVTEVLSARQVRRIESIQRGEAARLVESVSAAATACAVVDVGKGLAELAGNIIAGAVFGGRFPQQEAHLREMDALSALVGGFGLVDLFPSSRLARWLSSSTRDVRRSHARVQRILDDIIQDRKEKKPTAAAASPAARDSEDLLDVLLRLQREDTLTFPLTSESIGCVISDIIGAATETTSSTLEWAMAELIRNPEAMAKAQHEVRQRPHGDGVVTDLGELHYLRMVIKETLRLHPAGMFHRASQEDCRVMGYHIPKGTSVVINSFAVGTDPAHWGEDAAEFRPERFHGNEMVEYMQMEFVPFGAGRRQCPGALFATTIMELVLANLLYHFDWAVPGGETLDMGEVYGFIVHTRSSLRLQASSYHPDLQE, from the exons ATGGAAATGGACCAACTCTCCTACGGAAGCTTGTGCGGGATGGCTGTAGCCACGGCTCTCTTGTGGTTGATCCTGAGGCAGGCTCTGGGCGTCGTGGGTGGCAAGGAGGACACAGGAGGAGCCGAAGCTAATAAGCTTCCTCCAGGTCCATGGACGCTTCCCGTCATCGGCAGCCTGCACCACCTCGTGGGCACGAAACTGCCGCCGCACCGCGCGCTGCTCCAGCTATCCCGCCGGCACGGCCCGCTGATGCTGCTGAGGCTCGGCGAGGTGCCCAACGTCATCGTGTCCAGCCCGGAGGCGGCGATGGAGGTGCTCAAGACGAACGACCTCGCCTTCGCGACCCGTCCGTGCGGCCCCACGATGGACATCGTCAGCTGCGGGGGCAAGGGCCTCCTGGCGCCCTACGGCGAGCACTGGCGGCAGATGCGGAAGGTGTGCGTCACGGAGGTGCTCAGCGCGCGGCAGGTGCGGCGGATCGAGTCCATCCAGCGAGGCGAGGCCGCGCGCCTCGTGGAGTCGGTCTCGGCCGCCGCCACGGCCTGCGCCGTCGTCGACGTCGGCAAGGGGCTGGCCGAGCTGGCGGGCAACATCATCGCCGGGGCGGTGTTCGGCGGGAGGTTCCCGCAGCAGGAGGCGCACCTCCGCGAGATGGACGCGCTGTCGGCTCTGGTGGGAGGTTTCGGCCTGGTGGACCTGTTCCCATCGTCGCGGCTGGCGCGGTGGCTGAGCAGCAGCACGCGCGACGTGAGGAGGAGCCATGCCCGGGTGCAGCGCATCCTGGACGACATCATCCAGGATCGCAAGGAGAAGAAACCCACAGCTGCTGCTGCCTCTCCCGCTGCTCGAGACAGCGAAGACTTGCTGGACGTGCTCCTGAGGCTGCAGAGGGAGGACACCCTCACTTTCCCTCTCACCTCGGAGTCCATCGGCTGTGTCATCTCT GATATAATTGGAGCTGCTACCGAAACCACTTCTTCCACCCTAGAATGGGCCATGGCGGAGCTCATCCGCAACCCAGAGGCCATGGCAAAGGCGCAACACGAGGTCCGCCAGAGGCCCCACGGCGACGGCGTTGTTACGGACCTCGGCGAGCTCCACTATCTCCGGATGGTGATCAAAGAGACGCTAAGGCTGCACCCCGCGGGGATGTTTCACCGGGCGAGCCAGGAGGACTGCCGGGTCATGGGCTACCACATACCTAAGGGCACCTCTGTCGTGATAAACAGCTTCGCTGTGGGGACGGACCCGGCGCACTGGGGGGAGGACGCCGCCGAGTTCAGGCCGGAGAGGTTCCACGGCAATGAGATGGTGGAGTACATGCAGATGGAGTTCGTCCCGTTTGGAGCTGGCCGCAGGCAGTGCCCTGGAGCGCTGTTCGCGACCACCATCATGGAGCTGGTGCTGGCCAACCTCCTGTACCACTTTGACTGGGCGGTCCCGGGAGGGGAGACGTTGGACATGGGCGAGGTCTATGGGTTCATCGTGCACACTAGGTCCAGCCTGCGCCTGCAGGCATCATCTTACCATCCAGATCTACAGGAGTAG